Within the Metasolibacillus fluoroglycofenilyticus genome, the region AAGAAATTACTTGCTATTTTATCTAGTGACTCCTTTGCTGAAACATTACCGAAAACGTCCCAAAAGCAGGCTATGCACGGTTTTTGGGACGCTTTTTTCTACTCTTTATATTTCAATAAAATCGGCTCTGCTAAATCTGGACGGTCCGTAACAATGCCTTGTGCACCTGTGCGTACTAGGCGGCTCATTGTAACTAAATCATTTACTTCCTTAAAGAAAATAGCAACATTTAGTCCGTTTAAAAATTGCATAAATCTTGTTGAATCAAACGGAATGAGTGCTGATTTTGTTGGGACAGTAAAAACATCCACTTTTGGGTTGAATAAATGTCCAAATTGGCTTGTAAAAGATGTATAAGCTTTTGTCGCTTCTCCTTCGCCCGCCCCTAAGACAATTTGGTTTTGCGCATACAAATTAAAGCGTTCAATTTGTTCATTATAGGCACTTGTTACGATAACTTGTGAAGCAAGGTCAAATTCTTCAATAATGCGCCATAGCTTCGAAGGAATTAAACTACCTTCATATGTGTCTGGGCTATCTTGAATATTTAAAATTAATTTTTTATCTTGATATTTTTCTAATACTTGCTGTAATGTCACAACTGAAATATGCTCATTAGCAAATGGCTTATGACCTTCTAAATTCTCAAATTTTTCGCCGAAATTAATTTCTTGAAGCTCAGCTAGTGTGAAATCTTTCACGAAGCCAATAGCAGTAGATGTGCGCTCTAATGTTTCGTCAGTAAAAACGATAATTTCCTCGTCCTTCGTCAAGCGCAAGTCAATATAGAAGCCATCCACACCGAGTTCAGCAGCCCTATCGAATGCAGCTAATGAATGCTCTGGTGCTAAATGTGCGCCTCCGCGATGAGCAAAAATTAGTGGTCTTCCTTGTAATAAATCTTTCGTTTGACGTTTTCGTGGTTTTACAACTGCTTTAGAGCCAGCCCAAATTGCTGCGCTCGCTGCCGCAATTGCAATGGCAACTTTCGCTTTTTTCCCCATATGTCTTCTTCCTCCTCAGATTTTTACCTTAATCATTGTGAACTGAAAACAAATAAGCTGTATAGAAAATATTTTATCAAAATAAGCCTATTAATGCTTATTATAGCTGAAAATGCTACCTACTGTCTAAACTCTGTTGCTATCAAATAAGACATTTGGTATGCTTTTATCATGATTTAGCTTTTAAATGCTTACCTCTATAAGGGGTGAGATAAAAGCTTTATTGGTGCTTCATTCAGCGTATGTATAAACATTTGCTGATAGTGTAAAATAGCAGACTGAATAACGATAGCGTGACCAAGACCAGACTTGCGGCGGATGTCACACACTTAAAAATCTAAGTTAAATTTTATCGCAGTATAATCGATAAAGAAAAGAGGGGAATTTATGAACGAAAGGCAAGGGCTCATTGTGTATGTTAATCAATTGAAGCATGCTAAATCTTTACGTAAATACGGTCATGTTCATTATATCTCTAGAAGATTAAAATATGTCGTGATGTATTGTCAGCGCGAGGATATTGAGCTAGTTAAAAATAAATTACAACGCCTTCCATTTGTGAAAGACGTTGTTGAATCCTTCCGTCCGTTTTTGAAAACGGAATTTGAAAATGCTAAGCCTGATAAAGCGAAGGAATATGATTATAAATCAGGTTTATAGTGCGTGCATTGCAGGAATGTAATGATTTAAGCGCAAAATACCAATTAAATATTGGT harbors:
- a CDS encoding glycerophosphodiester phosphodiesterase family protein — encoded protein: MGKKAKVAIAIAAASAAIWAGSKAVVKPRKRQTKDLLQGRPLIFAHRGGAHLAPEHSLAAFDRAAELGVDGFYIDLRLTKDEEIIVFTDETLERTSTAIGFVKDFTLAELQEINFGEKFENLEGHKPFANEHISVVTLQQVLEKYQDKKLILNIQDSPDTYEGSLIPSKLWRIIEEFDLASQVIVTSAYNEQIERFNLYAQNQIVLGAGEGEATKAYTSFTSQFGHLFNPKVDVFTVPTKSALIPFDSTRFMQFLNGLNVAIFFKEVNDLVTMSRLVRTGAQGIVTDRPDLAEPILLKYKE
- a CDS encoding YlbG family protein, whose protein sequence is MNERQGLIVYVNQLKHAKSLRKYGHVHYISRRLKYVVMYCQREDIELVKNKLQRLPFVKDVVESFRPFLKTEFENAKPDKAKEYDYKSGL